One region of Peribacillus simplex genomic DNA includes:
- a CDS encoding O-antigen ligase family protein, whose translation MLTLILALLILSYILNKKDQIIFKIDNILWSVFCFINLVSLIYTTNLSDGLRFVISIFVLIIIKIIFENDFKCQKRIMSVFFIFSLIHVLTTILYFIIPELIVIINRNILNTEQLAFNLEAFSRGESAGITGQTGTNAFYISVFNAIVFGKMITIKNQRLIYLLLYIIGIIALFMTVKRGPLLFNVIAIFIVIITMAIAEKRNLLKYFTVIFLLIIILFTVLTSLSSSNPIFYKWFNTNDVSNGRFDLFIITWEYFKESPLIGNGAQSTRILFNGGAPHNIYLQVLAELGLVGLICLLSIFIFTFFNTMKLIKNALSKADNKNLIATLVSSLYLQVYFISYGFTGNPLFDINFLLTYLIFVAMANVYLNREGKNRENRNVNIS comes from the coding sequence ATGCTAACGTTAATATTAGCTTTATTAATTTTATCTTATATATTAAATAAAAAAGATCAAATTATATTTAAAATTGATAATATATTATGGTCAGTTTTTTGTTTTATAAATTTAGTAAGTCTTATTTATACAACAAACTTAAGTGATGGACTTAGATTTGTTATTTCAATATTTGTCCTAATAATAATTAAAATAATATTTGAAAACGATTTTAAGTGCCAAAAAAGAATAATGAGTGTTTTTTTTATATTCTCACTAATTCATGTATTAACTACGATTTTGTATTTTATAATTCCTGAATTAATAGTAATAATTAACAGAAATATATTAAATACAGAACAATTAGCATTTAATTTAGAGGCATTTAGCCGGGGGGAAAGTGCTGGAATTACAGGACAAACGGGAACAAATGCGTTTTATATTTCTGTTTTTAATGCAATAGTATTTGGAAAAATGATAACCATTAAAAACCAAAGGCTAATTTACTTGTTATTATATATTATTGGGATAATTGCTCTGTTTATGACGGTTAAAAGGGGCCCATTATTATTTAATGTTATAGCTATTTTTATAGTTATTATCACAATGGCAATAGCGGAAAAAAGGAACTTATTAAAATATTTCACTGTGATATTCTTACTTATAATAATATTGTTTACAGTTCTCACTTCATTGTCTAGTTCAAACCCAATCTTTTATAAATGGTTCAATACGAATGACGTTTCAAACGGAAGATTTGATTTATTCATTATAACTTGGGAATACTTTAAGGAAAGTCCTTTAATAGGGAACGGAGCACAATCAACTCGGATTTTATTTAATGGAGGAGCCCCTCATAATATATATTTACAAGTACTAGCTGAATTAGGATTAGTAGGATTAATTTGCCTTCTATCAATATTTATATTTACTTTCTTTAATACTATGAAATTGATAAAAAATGCACTTAGCAAAGCTGATAACAAGAATTTGATTGCAACGTTAGTTTCAAGTTTATACTTGCAAGTATATTTCATAAGTTATGGATTTACTGGAAATCCGTTGTTTGATATAAATTTCCTGCTGACTTATCTGATATTTGTTGCTATGGCTAATGTATATCTTAATCGAGAGGGGAAAAATCGTGAAAATAGGAATGTTAACATATCATAA
- a CDS encoding glycosyltransferase family 4 protein: MFLLENEQKFKHEITLFSIYSKEAMEQSKKYKHCDIRYIKTDSLKDKFDKMIRYIINRQNFFYIGNNYISKVKKEIKNCDQFDAVIIENNAEYGLKLYNIAKGKLILHLHNDWLNSKTKLANKKLNCYKNVFTISDYINKSVSTIKETDNIKTLYNGVNISEFERENNSNESKIVKEKYGIKEDEKVILYTGRLVPEKGIKELILAFSKLPENLKVKLVIVGSATYGETKKDRFYRDLIKMAEAIKEKIIFTGYIDYKDMPSIYSIADIGVIPSLCEEAFNLTVVENMAAGIPVIISDAGAMPELINSKCGMIVKRGDMLVDELKIVMERLLKDEVLRQKMSKYNRVHSYNYNSNLYSVNFNKLLEEFN, translated from the coding sequence ATGTTTTTACTAGAAAATGAACAAAAATTCAAACATGAAATAACTCTTTTCAGCATTTACTCAAAAGAGGCAATGGAGCAATCTAAAAAGTATAAACATTGCGATATAAGGTATATAAAAACTGATAGTCTTAAAGATAAATTCGATAAAATGATAAGATATATTATCAATAGACAAAACTTTTTTTATATTGGTAACAATTATATTTCCAAAGTAAAAAAAGAAATAAAAAATTGTGATCAATTTGATGCGGTCATTATTGAGAATAATGCCGAATATGGTTTGAAATTGTACAATATTGCAAAAGGTAAACTAATACTTCACTTGCATAATGATTGGCTCAATTCAAAGACTAAATTAGCAAATAAAAAATTGAATTGTTATAAAAATGTTTTCACAATTAGTGATTATATTAATAAATCTGTGAGCACTATAAAAGAAACAGATAATATAAAAACACTTTACAATGGTGTTAATATAAGTGAATTTGAAAGGGAAAACAATTCAAACGAAAGTAAAATAGTTAAGGAGAAGTATGGTATCAAAGAGGATGAAAAAGTAATATTATATACGGGGAGATTAGTTCCTGAAAAAGGTATAAAAGAACTTATTTTAGCTTTTTCGAAACTTCCTGAAAATCTTAAAGTGAAACTTGTAATTGTTGGAAGTGCGACATATGGTGAAACAAAGAAGGATAGATTTTATAGGGACTTGATCAAAATGGCAGAAGCTATAAAAGAAAAAATTATATTTACGGGTTACATTGACTATAAGGATATGCCATCGATATATTCAATTGCTGATATTGGGGTAATTCCATCATTATGCGAAGAAGCATTTAATCTTACAGTGGTAGAAAATATGGCTGCTGGCATACCAGTAATCATTAGTGATGCAGGTGCAATGCCAGAGCTAATTAACTCTAAATGTGGAATGATTGTCAAAAGAGGAGATATGCTAGTGGATGAATTAAAAATAGTTATGGAAAGACTACTAAAAGATGAAGTACTTCGGCAAAAAATGAGCAAATACAATAGAGTGCATTCCTATAATTATAACTCTAATTTGTATTCAGTTAATTTTAATAAATTATTAGAAGAATTTAATTAA
- a CDS encoding glycosyltransferase family 8 protein yields the protein MKLNVLYSTDDNYAKYGGVSMLSLFENNKNVEEICVYIIDNKISKENKEKLSEIADVYNRNLVFIDGSDMLRKTEKKDDFPIAAYGRLFISNLINIDKILYLDCDTIINGSLKHLWLKNIDDFFVAGVQDNPAKYNVSIIGMGDNDRYLNSGILLINLSLWRKNELEKSFVEFINKYRGNVPHHDQGIINGVCKDRILILEPEFNLMPPFLHMNRRQIMKLYNIKKYYTQQQINSAIKDPVIIHYISKFYNRPWNKECTHPFKKMYEKYLNLSPWNNRLDNSPLGTKVQIRKRVYEIMPFFIYHLFEKILDTKRKRFIKRQYKFLNIKF from the coding sequence ATGAAATTAAATGTTTTATATTCTACTGACGATAATTATGCAAAATATGGGGGAGTTTCTATGCTTTCTCTATTTGAAAATAATAAAAATGTTGAAGAAATTTGTGTATATATCATTGATAATAAAATCTCAAAAGAAAACAAGGAGAAGCTATCAGAAATAGCAGACGTATATAATCGAAATCTTGTTTTTATTGACGGGTCAGATATGTTGAGGAAGACTGAAAAGAAAGATGACTTCCCTATTGCAGCCTATGGAAGATTATTTATTTCTAATCTGATAAATATAGATAAAATATTATATTTAGACTGTGATACCATAATAAATGGTTCTTTAAAACATTTATGGCTTAAGAATATTGATGATTTTTTTGTAGCAGGTGTTCAAGATAATCCAGCTAAGTATAATGTGTCTATAATAGGAATGGGCGATAATGACAGGTACTTAAATTCTGGAATTTTACTGATTAATTTATCATTATGGAGAAAAAATGAACTTGAAAAAAGTTTTGTTGAATTTATTAATAAGTATAGAGGAAACGTTCCACATCACGACCAAGGAATTATAAATGGCGTATGTAAAGATAGAATATTAATTTTAGAACCAGAATTTAATCTGATGCCACCGTTTTTGCACATGAATAGAAGGCAAATTATGAAATTATATAATATAAAGAAGTATTATACTCAACAACAAATTAATAGTGCAATTAAAGATCCAGTAATAATTCATTATATAAGTAAATTTTATAATAGACCTTGGAATAAGGAATGTACTCATCCTTTCAAAAAGATGTATGAAAAATATCTTAATTTATCACCTTGGAATAATAGATTGGATAATTCACCATTAGGTACGAAAGTCCAAATAAGAAAAAGAGTATATGAGATAATGCCATTTTTTATTTACCATCTATTCGAGAAAATATTAGACACAAAAAGAAAAAGGTTTATTAAAAGACAATATAAATTTTTAAATATAAAATTTTAG
- a CDS encoding glycosyltransferase, protein MKTRILHLLSSNAFSGAENVVINMIGSMSDEFEFVYVSPNGSIENVLVEKKIPYIPLIKMNPYYLNQIFRKWKPDIIHAHDFRASINSVLSLYPCTKISHLHQNPIWLRQINLRSLTYMSTCFSYKKILTVSKEILDEAIFSKIVSDKSFILKNNVNIQNVINSSLAEHNNLNYDIAFIGRLTEVKNPLRFIEIVKNLVVQKPGIKVIMIGDGNLKDECIKKIKEYNIEENIKMTGFLKNPFVILKNSKLLAITSNWEGFGLVAVEAMALGKPVIATPVGGLKSIINDNCGSFCETDKEFVERIIKILDDKSHYLKLSEQCKKESMLFDNQQEWVSKIKELYQLEK, encoded by the coding sequence ATGAAAACAAGAATTTTACATTTACTTTCAAGCAACGCTTTTTCAGGTGCTGAAAATGTAGTAATAAACATGATAGGCTCAATGTCAGATGAATTTGAATTTGTATATGTTTCGCCTAATGGTTCAATAGAAAATGTATTAGTTGAAAAAAAAATACCTTATATACCACTAATAAAAATGAACCCCTATTACTTAAATCAAATATTTAGAAAATGGAAACCAGATATCATTCATGCTCATGACTTTAGAGCAAGTATTAATAGTGTATTATCTCTTTATCCTTGTACAAAAATATCTCATTTGCATCAAAATCCAATTTGGTTAAGACAAATCAACTTAAGGTCTTTAACATATATGAGTACATGTTTTTCTTATAAAAAGATTCTTACAGTATCTAAAGAAATATTGGATGAAGCTATTTTTTCAAAAATAGTAAGTGATAAGTCATTTATTTTAAAAAACAATGTAAATATACAAAATGTTATAAATTCTTCTTTGGCTGAACATAATAATTTGAATTATGATATAGCTTTTATTGGAAGATTGACAGAAGTGAAAAACCCATTGCGTTTTATTGAAATAGTAAAGAATCTTGTAGTTCAAAAACCTGGTATAAAAGTAATTATGATAGGGGATGGGAACTTAAAAGATGAATGTATAAAAAAGATTAAGGAATATAATATTGAAGAAAATATTAAAATGACAGGCTTTTTAAAAAATCCCTTTGTAATTTTAAAAAATTCAAAACTACTTGCTATTACATCTAATTGGGAGGGATTTGGGTTGGTAGCTGTAGAGGCTATGGCACTGGGAAAGCCTGTAATTGCAACTCCAGTTGGAGGTTTAAAGTCAATTATAAATGATAATTGTGGAAGTTTTTGTGAAACTGACAAAGAATTTGTGGAGAGAATAATTAAGATTTTAGATGATAAATCACATTATTTAAAATTAAGTGAGCAATGTAAAAAGGAATCAATGTTATTTGATAATCAACAAGAGTGGGTTAGTAAAATTAAAGAATTATACCAATTAGAAAAATAG
- a CDS encoding glycosyltransferase family 4 protein, which translates to MKKVLFSAAVDSHILNFHLPYLKWFKEQGYEVHVASNGDSEMPYVDVKYNIPFERSPFKFANFKAYKELKKIIEKNKYKLIHCHTPMGGALTRLAAIKARKLDTKVLYTAHGFHFYKGAPIVNWLLYYPVEKWLSKYTDCLITINKEDYQKVINNFKAKSIKLVNGVGIDLNKFLPQTIEMKNELRKKYNFNETDFIVLFAGELSYRKHQDLLIDAFYLVNKKIPNVKLLLAGDGNLYQQYRDQVSRLELQETVQFLGYRNDIDKLLTISDLSVSSSRQEGLPINVIEAMATGLPLVVKDCRGHRDLVINGENGFVIKGDNEEGFSGLIERLYGSKELRSKFSDKNIEMVRKYSIENVMKEMESIYLEF; encoded by the coding sequence ATGAAAAAAGTCCTATTTTCAGCAGCGGTTGATAGTCATATATTAAATTTCCATTTACCATATTTAAAGTGGTTTAAGGAACAAGGTTATGAAGTACATGTTGCAAGTAATGGTGATTCGGAAATGCCTTATGTGGATGTAAAATATAATATTCCATTTGAACGATCACCTTTTAAGTTTGCCAATTTTAAAGCATATAAGGAACTAAAAAAGATAATTGAAAAAAACAAATATAAACTAATCCACTGTCATACTCCTATGGGTGGGGCATTAACTAGACTAGCTGCAATAAAGGCCAGGAAATTAGATACTAAAGTTTTGTATACTGCTCACGGCTTTCATTTTTACAAAGGTGCACCAATTGTTAATTGGTTATTATATTATCCCGTTGAAAAGTGGCTATCAAAATATACAGACTGTCTTATTACTATAAATAAAGAGGATTATCAAAAGGTTATCAATAACTTTAAGGCAAAATCGATTAAACTTGTAAACGGAGTCGGAATTGATTTAAATAAGTTCTTACCACAGACTATAGAAATGAAAAATGAATTGAGAAAGAAGTATAATTTTAATGAGACTGATTTTATTGTATTGTTTGCCGGAGAACTTAGTTATAGAAAACACCAAGATTTACTAATTGATGCATTTTATTTGGTAAACAAAAAAATTCCTAATGTAAAACTTTTACTAGCTGGCGATGGAAATCTATATCAACAATACAGAGATCAGGTAAGTAGGCTGGAATTACAAGAGACTGTTCAATTTTTAGGATATCGCAATGACATTGATAAGCTTTTGACTATTTCTGATCTATCAGTTTCATCGTCCAGACAGGAAGGGCTACCGATAAATGTTATTGAGGCAATGGCAACAGGTTTACCTTTAGTTGTCAAAGACTGTAGAGGACATCGTGATTTGGTGATAAATGGTGAAAACGGTTTTGTCATAAAAGGTGATAATGAAGAAGGTTTTTCTGGTTTGATAGAACGATTGTATGGGTCAAAAGAGTTGCGTTCGAAATTTTCCGATAAAAACATTGAAATGGTGCGAAAATACTCAATTGAAAATGTGATGAAGGAAATGGAAAGTATTTACTTGGAATTTTAA
- a CDS encoding NAD-dependent epimerase/dehydratase family protein: MRILVTGEKSYVGINLNKWLSQWHHLYEIDFISLKDDKWKSLDFSNYDVLFHVAALVHKKEQQDMEGLYYKVNRDLTVELANKAKKEGIKQFIFMSSISVYGLDGDINKNVIIDNNTPCVPSSLYGKSKLEAEIQINKLHDENFKIAIVRAPMIYGANCPGNYSRLRKIALKTPIFPSIVNQRSMIFIDNLSEFIRLLIEGNSDGVFFPQNKEYINTAELVQLIANQNSKKVISLKSLSYVVKLIGKEKKIVNKVFGNLVIDSSLSEHFEFEYCIADLPKSIEICEKNYKNRC, translated from the coding sequence ATGAGGATACTAGTTACTGGCGAAAAAAGTTATGTAGGAATAAATCTTAATAAATGGCTTAGTCAATGGCATCATTTATATGAAATAGATTTCATTTCTTTAAAAGACGATAAATGGAAAAGTTTGGATTTTTCTAATTATGATGTTCTTTTTCATGTAGCAGCACTTGTGCATAAGAAGGAACAACAAGACATGGAAGGTTTATATTACAAGGTAAATAGAGATTTAACAGTAGAATTAGCAAATAAAGCAAAAAAAGAAGGGATAAAACAATTTATTTTCATGAGCTCAATATCAGTCTATGGTCTTGATGGTGATATAAACAAAAATGTAATTATTGATAATAATACTCCTTGTGTTCCTAGTTCGCTTTATGGAAAAAGTAAACTTGAGGCGGAAATCCAGATAAACAAACTTCATGATGAAAACTTTAAAATAGCCATTGTTAGAGCACCGATGATTTATGGTGCAAATTGCCCGGGAAATTACTCACGTTTGAGAAAGATTGCTTTAAAAACTCCAATATTTCCATCTATAGTTAATCAGAGAAGTATGATTTTTATTGATAATTTATCAGAATTTATAAGACTATTAATTGAAGGAAATAGTGACGGGGTATTTTTCCCACAAAATAAAGAATACATCAATACTGCTGAGTTAGTTCAATTAATAGCAAATCAAAATTCAAAGAAAGTAATTTCATTAAAGTCTTTATCATATGTTGTAAAATTGATAGGGAAAGAAAAGAAAATAGTAAATAAAGTTTTTGGAAACTTAGTAATTGATTCAAGTTTATCAGAGCATTTTGAGTTCGAGTACTGTATTGCTGATCTACCTAAATCAATTGAAATCTGTGAAAAAAATTATAAGAATAGGTGTTAG
- a CDS encoding sugar transferase, with the protein MIYQKYIKKMIDFILSLLGLIVLFPFIIILIVFIKIDSRGPVFFKQRRIGINKSEFYILKFRTMKIDTPKDTPTHLLENPESYITRVGKFLRKTSLDELPQIINILKGEMSIIGPRPALWNQFDLMKERDKYRANDISPGLTGWAQINGRDELPIEVKSRLDGEYVEKMSFPFDVKVFIKTVFSVLRSEGVKEGGTSKSFTQK; encoded by the coding sequence ATGATTTATCAAAAATATATAAAGAAGATGATTGATTTTATTCTTTCATTGTTGGGGTTAATAGTATTATTTCCTTTCATTATTATCTTAATCGTTTTTATAAAAATAGATTCAAGAGGTCCGGTCTTTTTTAAACAACGCCGTATTGGTATAAACAAATCAGAGTTTTATATTCTTAAATTTAGAACGATGAAAATAGACACACCCAAAGATACTCCTACACATCTATTGGAAAATCCAGAATCTTATATAACAAGAGTAGGAAAGTTTTTACGTAAAACCAGTTTAGATGAACTCCCACAAATAATTAATATTCTTAAGGGTGAAATGAGCATAATTGGACCCCGGCCAGCGCTTTGGAATCAATTTGATTTAATGAAAGAGCGAGATAAATATAGGGCTAATGATATTTCTCCAGGTCTTACAGGATGGGCACAGATAAATGGGAGAGATGAGCTTCCGATAGAAGTAAAATCTAGGCTTGATGGAGAATATGTAGAAAAAATGAGTTTTCCTTTTGACGTAAAAGTTTTTATAAAAACGGTTTTCTCTGTCCTTAGAAGTGAAGGTGTTAAAGAAGGTGGAACAAGTAAATCGTTTACTCAAAAGTAA
- the galU gene encoding UTP--glucose-1-phosphate uridylyltransferase GalU — protein MKKITKAIIPAAGLGTRFLPATKAMPKEMLPIVDKPTIQYIVEEAVAAGIEDIIIVTGKGKRAIEDHFDYAPELEQNLMEKGKIDLLNKVQYSTNLANIHYIRQKEPKGLGHAVWCARKFIGDEPFAVLLGDDIVQSETPCLKQLINQFEETNHSIIGVQTVPKEETNRYGIIDPAFQDGRLYQVENFVEKPELGTAPSNLAIMGRYILTPEIFSILDQQEAGAGGEIQLTDAIQQLNQIQQVFAYDFEGKRYDVGEKLGFVKTTIEFALQSPSLRDNTLSFLTEILDAQKVK, from the coding sequence GTGAAGAAAATCACAAAAGCAATCATTCCTGCAGCAGGGTTGGGTACTCGTTTTTTGCCTGCCACAAAAGCTATGCCAAAGGAGATGCTGCCAATCGTTGATAAACCAACGATCCAGTACATAGTCGAGGAAGCCGTTGCAGCAGGAATAGAAGATATAATCATCGTAACTGGAAAAGGTAAACGTGCGATTGAGGATCATTTTGATTATGCTCCAGAACTCGAACAAAATCTAATGGAAAAAGGGAAAATCGATCTACTCAATAAGGTACAATACTCCACTAACCTTGCAAATATCCATTACATTAGACAGAAGGAACCAAAAGGATTAGGTCACGCTGTATGGTGTGCACGTAAATTCATCGGGGACGAACCATTTGCCGTACTTTTAGGTGATGATATTGTCCAAAGTGAAACTCCATGCTTAAAGCAGTTGATTAATCAGTTTGAGGAAACAAACCATTCAATTATTGGAGTTCAAACTGTGCCTAAGGAAGAAACGAATCGCTATGGGATAATAGATCCTGCTTTTCAAGATGGCCGACTTTATCAAGTTGAAAACTTTGTAGAAAAACCAGAACTAGGAACAGCCCCTTCCAATTTAGCCATAATGGGAAGATATATCCTTACTCCTGAAATCTTCAGTATCCTTGATCAGCAAGAAGCTGGTGCAGGCGGGGAAATTCAGTTAACGGATGCGATTCAACAGTTAAATCAGATACAGCAAGTTTTTGCATATGATTTTGAAGGAAAACGATATGATGTTGGGGAGAAGTTAGGGTTTGTGAAAACAACGATTGAGTTTGCTCTTCAAAGTCCTTCATTACGAGATAATACCTTATCCTTCTTAACAGAAATATTAGATGCACAGAAGGTTAAGTGA
- a CDS encoding polysaccharide biosynthesis protein: MAYRKRLTLLALLDSLIVLSAIYVSYLFLYPYLNIFKLPTLLVTSVSLLISHHFFASIYKLYKKAWEYASIGELLSIVKAVSLSVITVIGIQLMVFQDVYVRAMALTWMMHVILIGGSRFSWRMLRDRLIHNQKETRNTLVIGAGSAGTMVVRQLLNNHGTELKPVAFIDDDPKKNKLDILGIPVVGNSKHIPEMVEKYHIDNIVIAIPSLSKKELKVIFDECVKTNAKTQIMPMIEDIMVGKVNVNQFKEVEVEDLLGREPVELDITSISEYVTGKTILVTGSGGSIGSEICRQICRFSPGKLILLGHGENSIYQIDMELKKLYANQIEIIPVIADIQDRERIFEVMDTYRPDVVYHAAAHKHVPLMEYNPREAVKNNVFGTKNVAEAADTFGVGAFVMISSDKAVNPTNVMGSTKRIAEMIIQQLAKNSTTKFVAVRFGNVLGSRGSVIPLFKKQIQAGGPVTVTHPDMTRYFMTIPEASRLVIQASSLARGGEIFVLDMGEPVKIVELATNLIQLSGYSIEDIGIEYSGIRPGEKMYEELLGEKEVHSEAVFPKIFIGKAVLEQEDEIQYLLNSYDDFSIMELKDFVINLANRRKNKAFSAVK, translated from the coding sequence TTGGCCTACCGAAAACGACTAACACTGCTGGCGCTTTTAGATTCCTTAATAGTATTATCGGCCATTTATGTAAGTTATTTATTCTTGTATCCGTATTTAAATATATTTAAATTACCAACGCTCTTGGTCACATCTGTCTCATTATTAATTAGCCATCATTTTTTTGCTTCTATTTATAAACTGTATAAGAAGGCCTGGGAATATGCGAGTATTGGGGAGTTACTGTCCATTGTAAAAGCAGTAAGCTTATCGGTTATCACTGTTATCGGCATCCAGTTAATGGTCTTTCAAGATGTTTATGTAAGAGCCATGGCATTAACCTGGATGATGCATGTCATCCTTATTGGCGGTTCCCGTTTTTCGTGGCGAATGCTGCGTGACCGCTTGATACATAATCAAAAGGAAACCAGGAACACATTGGTTATTGGCGCAGGATCGGCAGGAACCATGGTTGTACGTCAACTTCTTAATAATCATGGTACGGAGCTTAAACCAGTAGCATTCATTGATGATGATCCGAAGAAAAATAAGTTAGACATCTTAGGAATACCGGTTGTTGGTAACTCTAAACATATTCCTGAAATGGTGGAAAAATACCATATAGATAATATTGTCATAGCGATTCCTTCATTAAGTAAGAAAGAATTGAAGGTCATCTTTGATGAATGTGTAAAAACGAATGCCAAAACACAGATCATGCCGATGATTGAAGATATTATGGTAGGGAAAGTAAATGTTAATCAGTTTAAAGAAGTGGAAGTTGAAGATCTTCTAGGGAGAGAACCCGTCGAATTGGATATAACCAGTATATCTGAATATGTAACAGGCAAGACCATCCTTGTTACTGGGTCTGGGGGCTCAATTGGTTCGGAGATTTGCCGTCAAATATGCAGGTTCTCACCTGGCAAACTTATTCTCCTTGGACATGGAGAAAATAGTATTTATCAGATTGATATGGAACTGAAAAAGCTCTATGCAAATCAAATAGAAATCATACCTGTCATCGCAGATATTCAGGACCGAGAAAGAATTTTTGAAGTGATGGACACGTACCGACCTGACGTTGTTTATCATGCGGCTGCACATAAACATGTACCGCTTATGGAATACAATCCACGTGAAGCAGTTAAGAATAACGTTTTTGGTACAAAGAATGTTGCAGAAGCGGCAGATACTTTTGGTGTAGGTGCATTTGTGATGATCTCATCCGATAAAGCCGTTAACCCAACAAACGTCATGGGATCGACCAAACGCATTGCTGAAATGATCATCCAGCAGTTAGCTAAAAATAGCACAACAAAATTTGTCGCGGTTCGCTTCGGAAATGTATTAGGAAGCAGAGGCAGTGTCATTCCTTTATTCAAAAAGCAAATCCAGGCCGGTGGACCAGTAACGGTCACACACCCAGACATGACAAGGTATTTCATGACGATACCTGAAGCATCCAGATTAGTCATTCAGGCAAGTTCCTTGGCTAGAGGTGGGGAGATCTTTGTTCTCGATATGGGTGAACCTGTTAAGATTGTAGAATTAGCAACAAATCTTATCCAGTTATCAGGTTATTCAATTGAGGATATTGGAATTGAATATTCTGGAATCAGACCTGGTGAGAAGATGTATGAAGAATTATTAGGGGAGAAAGAGGTTCATAGTGAGGCTGTGTTCCCTAAGATCTTTATAGGAAAAGCGGTACTGGAACAGGAAGACGAGATACAGTATCTTTTAAACTCCTATGATGATTTTTCGATAATGGAACTGAAAGATTTCGTGATAAATCTAGCTAATCGAAGAAAGAACAAAGCTTTCTCAGCAGTGAAATAG
- a CDS encoding tyrosine-protein phosphatase: MIDIHCHILPGVDDGSADMKESLIMAKKAAEAGITHLFATPHHLNGKYVNVKCDIIDHTVRLNESLQEDNIPLTIHFGQEVRIHRDIFTSVEKEEILTLDDNGTYLLLELPSGKVPTYTQEVIYELLLKGITPIIVHPERNKELIENHKLLFDLVQEGALTQLTSGSIIGLFGKNIKSFSKKIIEHNLAHFIATDAHNIGSRGFTLQQAYETITKEYGIGRTFYFKENAELLIKGQSPLIDKPIQFKRKIFGIF, translated from the coding sequence TTGATTGATATACATTGCCATATTCTCCCAGGAGTTGATGATGGATCCGCGGACATGAAGGAAAGCTTGATCATGGCAAAAAAAGCGGCGGAAGCAGGAATCACCCATTTATTTGCCACGCCACATCACTTAAATGGGAAGTATGTAAATGTGAAGTGTGACATCATTGACCATACAGTGAGGTTAAATGAGAGTTTACAAGAAGACAATATTCCTCTAACCATTCATTTCGGACAAGAAGTAAGAATACACCGGGACATATTTACTTCAGTAGAAAAAGAGGAGATCCTAACGCTGGATGATAATGGTACATACTTATTGCTAGAGCTCCCTTCGGGTAAGGTTCCTACATACACACAAGAAGTGATTTATGAACTGCTGCTTAAAGGAATAACACCGATAATCGTACATCCGGAGAGAAATAAGGAATTGATCGAGAATCATAAACTATTATTTGACTTGGTCCAGGAGGGAGCGTTAACACAACTTACCTCTGGCAGTATTATCGGACTCTTTGGGAAGAATATTAAGTCTTTTTCAAAAAAAATTATCGAACATAATCTGGCTCATTTCATTGCAACAGATGCCCATAATATAGGCTCTAGAGGATTCACGTTACAACAAGCCTATGAAACCATTACAAAAGAATATGGAATCGGACGTACATTTTATTTCAAAGAAAATGCTGAACTGCTAATAAAGGGACAAAGTCCTTTAATTGATAAACCTATACAATTTAAAAGGAAAATATTTGGAATCTTCTAA